Proteins found in one Gammaproteobacteria bacterium genomic segment:
- a CDS encoding fumarylacetoacetate hydrolase family protein, producing MRLVSCEYENKIWLGVEQGERIFLPNKHPKWNSAIDSMLLLLDAGGSAWAELATISQDPDDVYYLSSDQVTLCSPIPRPRQNVICLGLNYVDHVSETAGAKQEEVKLPRSPIVFTKAANSMNGPYSDIEINTNVSAKMDWEAELGVIIGKSGFGIKEQDAMKHVFGYTVINDVTARDRQKWHKQFYIGKSYRGCCPMGPAIVTSDEIQDPHDLQLRSWVNGELKQDSNTKHQIFSIANVISVLSQGMELEAGDIIATGTPSGVGYARTPPEFLMPGDVVECEVAKIGKISNRITESK from the coding sequence ATGCGTTTAGTCAGTTGTGAGTATGAAAACAAGATCTGGTTAGGGGTTGAACAAGGAGAGCGAATATTTCTTCCGAATAAACACCCTAAATGGAACTCTGCTATTGATTCTATGCTTTTGCTATTAGATGCGGGTGGTTCTGCATGGGCTGAACTGGCAACGATCAGCCAAGATCCAGACGATGTTTACTACCTGTCATCTGATCAAGTAACGCTATGCTCGCCTATCCCAAGACCGAGACAAAATGTTATATGTCTTGGATTGAACTATGTAGATCATGTGTCAGAAACTGCGGGAGCAAAACAAGAAGAAGTGAAACTACCTAGGTCGCCAATTGTATTTACTAAGGCTGCTAATAGTATGAATGGACCATATAGTGATATTGAAATTAATACAAATGTATCTGCGAAAATGGATTGGGAAGCAGAGTTAGGTGTGATCATAGGTAAGTCAGGATTTGGTATAAAAGAACAAGATGCAATGAAACATGTATTTGGCTATACCGTCATTAATGATGTCACTGCTCGCGATAGACAAAAATGGCATAAGCAGTTTTATATTGGTAAAAGTTACCGTGGTTGCTGTCCAATGGGACCTGCTATTGTTACTTCCGATGAAATTCAAGACCCCCACGATTTACAGTTGCGTAGCTGGGTAAATGGAGAATTAAAGCAAGATTCGAATACCAAACATCAAATTTTCTCAATTGCCAATGTTATTTCGGTATTATCACAGGGAATGGAGTTAGAAGCTGGGGATATTATCGCAACAGGCACCCCGAGTGGAGTTGGTTACGCGCGTACTCCTCCAGAGTTTCTAATGCCTGGTGATGTCGTTGAGTGCGAAGTAGCAAAAATTGGTAAAATTTCCAATAGAATTACAGAGAGTAAATAA